The following proteins are encoded in a genomic region of Pungitius pungitius chromosome 19, fPunPun2.1, whole genome shotgun sequence:
- the ythdf3 gene encoding YTH domain-containing family protein 3, with protein MSATTVDQRPKGQGNKVQNGSMHQKDGVNDDDFEPYLSGQTNQGNSYPPMSDPYMPSYYAPSIGFPYSLGEAAWSTAGDPPMPYLTTYGQMSNGEPHFIPDGVFSQAGALGNTPPFLGQHGFNFFPGNADYSTWGTSVSQGQSTQSSVYTNSYGYAPSSLGRAITDGQAGFGSDTQLSKVPVLNSIEQGMTGLKLGTDMVAAVTKTVGSPLGGTAGMSSMAANSLPPSVNSSAPKAASWAAIAKKPAKPQPKVKPKANMGMGGGAIPPPPIKHNMNIGTWDEKGSLNKPPLAQNMMPPQPMVQQPLLAQPQPLLQNPLPPLPQHHHHHHHPQHHHHPQHQPQHQPQHQHQPFQLHSLQSPQHPQPMPPGHPHMHLSSQPGPPQHLHQQPPQQPGPPPNRWVAPRNRGEGFGLGGGLPLSASPCSGEVHPVLEKLRALNNYNPKDFDWSLKNGRVFIIKSYSEDDIHRSIKYSIWCSTEHGNKRLDGAYRSLGNKGPLYLLFSVNGSGHFCGVAEMRSPVDYNAYAGVWSQDKWKGKFEVKWAFIKDVPNNQLRHIRLENNDNKPVTNSRDTQEVPLEKAKQVLKIIATYKHTTSIFDDFAHYEKRQEEEEALRKERNRNKQ; from the exons TGCAAAACGGATCAATGCATCAAAAGGATGGTGTTAACGATGATGATTTTGAGCCTTATCTAAGTGGCCAGACAAATCAG GGTAACAGCTATCCGCCAATGTCTGACCCCTACATGCCTAGCTATTATGCTCCTTCCATTGGTTTCCCTTACTCTCTCGGAGAGGCCGCCTGGTCCACAGCAGGAGACCCCCCCATGCCGTACCTGACCACGTATGGACAGATGAGCAATGGCGAGCCGCACTTTATCCCCGACGGTGTGTTCAGCCAGGCCGGTGCCCTCGGGAACACCCCTCCCTTTCTGGGCCAGCATGGCTTCAACTTCTTCCCTGGTAATGCAGACTATTCCACCTGGGGTACCAGTGTCTCTCAGGGTCAGTCCACACAGAGCTCCGTCTACACCAACAGCTATGGGTATGCCCCCAGCTCACTGGGTCGGGCCATCACGGACGGACAGGCTGGCTTTGGAAGCGACACCCAGCTTAGTAAAGTCCCGGTGCTGAACAGCATTGAGCAAGGCATGACGGGCTTAAAGCTGGGCACGGACATGGTGGCCGCCGTCACTAAAACTGTGGGCTCCCCCCTGGGGGGCACAGCAGGAATGAGCAGCATGGCAGCCAACAGCCTCCCTCCGTCTGTCAACTCCTCTGCACCGAAAGCCGCCTCCTGGGCCGCCATCGCCAAGAAGCCGGCCAAGCCGCAGCCTAAGGTCAAACCCAAAGCCAACATGGGGATGGGGGGAGGTGCcattcccccaccccccataaaGCACAATATGAACATTGGTACTTGGGACGAGAAGGGCTCCCTGAATAAGCCTCCGTTAGCTCAGAATATGATGCCCCCGCAGCCCATGGTGCAGCAGCCTCTCCTAGCTCAGCCCCAGCCCTTACTGCAAAACCCATTGCCTCCTCTGCCtcaacaccaccaccatcaccaccacccccagcaccaccaccacccccagcaCCAGCCCCAGCACCAGCCCCAACACCAACATCAGCCCTTCCAGCTTCACTCCCTCCAATCCCCCCAACACCCCCAGCCTATGCCCCCTGGCCATCCACACATGCACCTCTCCTCTCAGCCCGGCCCCCCGCAGCACCTCCATCAGCAACCACCCCAGCAGCCTGGTCCTCCCCCCAACCGCTGGGTGGCTCCCAGGAACCGCGGCGAGGGCTTCGGTCTGGGCGGGGGACTCCCACTTAGTGCCTCCCCTTGCTCTGGAGAGGTGCATCCCGTGCTGGAGAAACTGCGTGCCCTCAACAACTACAACCCCAAAGACTTTGACTGGAGCTTGAAAAATGGCCGCGTCTTCATCATCAAGAGCTATTCCGAGGACGACATCCACCGCTCCATCAAGTACTCCATCTGGTGCAGCACAGAACACGGCAACAAGCGGCTGGACGGCGCCTACCGCTCGCTGGGCAACAAGGGGCCCCTGTACCTGTTGTTCAGCGTCAACGGCAGTGGGCACTTCTGTGGCGTGGCCGAGATGCGCTCCCCGGTGGACTACAATGCCTACGCGGGGGTCTGGTCTCAGGACAAGTGGAAGGGCAAGTTCGAGGTGAAGTGGGCATTCATCAAAGACGTGCCCAACAACCAGCTGCGACACATCCGGCTGGAGAACAATGACAACAAGCCAGTAACCAACTCCAGGGACACTCAGGAAGTGCCTCTGGAAAAGGCCAAACAAGTGCTTAAAATTATCGCCACTTACAAGCATACCACCTCAATCTTTGATGACTTTGCACATTACGAGAAACgtcaggaagaggaggaggctctgAGGAAG